In Kushneria marisflavi, the following are encoded in one genomic region:
- a CDS encoding YceI family protein: protein MKKILAAGLAAMALSPLAMAVSPNAGAAEYQIDKEGQHAFIEFRIQHLGYSWLLGQFRNFDGSFSYDPDDLTASSAEVTIHTDSLDTNHAERDKHLKSADFLNVPKFPEARFVSTGFEPKKDDADEGILKGDLTLHGVTKPVEIEVTRIGGGDDPWGGYRQGFEGETAFKLADFNIDPDNHLGPASETVHLYLSLEGVRQ from the coding sequence ATGAAAAAGATACTTGCTGCCGGTCTCGCCGCCATGGCCCTGTCACCGCTGGCCATGGCTGTCAGCCCCAACGCCGGCGCTGCCGAGTACCAGATCGACAAGGAAGGCCAGCATGCCTTTATCGAGTTTCGCATTCAGCATCTGGGCTACTCCTGGCTTCTGGGTCAGTTTCGCAACTTCGACGGCAGCTTCAGCTACGACCCGGATGACCTGACAGCTTCCAGTGCCGAGGTCACCATCCATACCGACAGCCTGGATACCAATCACGCCGAGCGTGACAAGCATCTTAAAAGCGCCGATTTTTTGAACGTGCCCAAATTCCCGGAAGCGCGTTTCGTCTCCACTGGCTTTGAGCCCAAAAAGGACGATGCCGATGAAGGCATTCTCAAGGGAGATCTGACCCTGCACGGCGTGACAAAACCGGTCGAAATCGAGGTGACCCGTATCGGCGGCGGCGATGATCCGTGGGGCGGCTATCGCCAGGGCTTTGAAGGGGAAACCGCGTTCAAGCTGGCCGATTTCAATATCGATCCGGACAATCATCTCGGCCCCGCCAGCGAGACAGTCCATCTTTATCTGTCACTGGAAGGCGTGCGCCAGTAA